In Heyndrickxia vini, the sequence AGCCGTTGTCATGGCAGTAAGTGCGTTAAAAAGCGGCCATGTCAAACGGATCATACTAACGAGACCTGCTGTAGAAGCGGGAGAAAGTTTGGGCTTCTTACCGGGTGATTTAAAGGAGAAAGTGGATCCCTACTTACGTCCACTGTACGATGCATTAAATGATGTATTGGGCAGTGAACATACAAACCGTTTAATTGAACGAGAAACAATTGAAATTGCGCCTCTCGCCTATATGAGAGGAAGAACATTAGACGATGCCTTTGTCATTCTTGATGAGGCACAGAACACAACACAAGCGCAAATGAAAATGTTTTTAACACGCTTAGGTTTTAATTCAAAGATGGTAATTACCGGGGATCGAACGCAGGTAGATTTACCAAAAGGAGTTCAATCCGGCCTCGTCGCCGCGGAAAAGATATTGGACAATGTCCAAGGCATCTCGTTTACGCATTTAGAACAAAGTGATGTTGTTAGACACCCGCTTGTTGCAAAAATTATTGATGCTTATAATCACCATTCCATTTAACCCGACCAAAAAATCGGGTTATTTTTTATTATTAATATTTATGAGTGCAATTTTGTACAAAAACTGATATGATTTTACATAATTAGGGAAGGAAACACCGCAAAACATAAAATTGGTGGTGGGAGTTTAATGAATCTTCAAGATTATATTAGCAAGATCCGCACTTTTTTAAGTTACAAAGTGTTTACAATCATTTGTTTTTTGTTATTAGCTATTGTTCTTTATGGTGTCCTTTTTTATAATGTAAAGCCGCAAACGTATGATGTAGAACTGTTTTCCGTTTCGGATAAAACGATTCGTTCCCCAAAAACAATTGTGGATGAGGAGAAAACGAAAGAAGAACAACAAAAAGCTGCTGATGCTGTTGAAAAGGTATATACGTTTAAAAAGGAAAAACAACAAAATCGTGTTTCTTTAATTGATTCCATTTTTGAATTTGTTCAGGATATTAATAAAGAAAACTTAATAGGTAAAGAAAAAACAGATGGAAAACCCGAAAGAAAGTCATTTGAAGAAAAACTTGAATTGTTGAAATCAAACTTGACAGCAAATGTTAATGAGGATGTTACAAAATCAATTCCGGATGAAGTATTCATGGCGTTATTAAAATCAAATCAAAATGATTTAGAACGTGCACGAACGATTGTAGTCGGACAAGTAGAGACGTTAATGAGTGAAAAGATTCGTGAAGAAAATGTTCCGCATTATAAAAATTTAATCTCCGATCGAATTGGACTTACAAGTTTACAAAGTAGTTTAAAAGATGCAAGTGTTGAACTTGGAAAATATGCAATTGTAGCAAATGATATTTATGATCCCGAACAAACAGAAGAAAGAAAAAAACAAGCAATCCAAAGTGTGGAACCGGTAAAGATTCTACAAGGACAGGTTATTGCGCAAGAAGGCCATCTTATCGATCATGAAACATATCATCAATTAGAACTACTCGGTTTACTAAAAAGTAATCCAAGTATAAAACCATACATAGGTCTCGGTATTTTTGTATTTTTAATTATCGGTTCTTTATATTTATACTTTGCAACTTTTCGGGTAAAAGAGGAAAAAAAGCAAAATTATTTAATTCTTTTAAGTTTTATTTTTATTATAAGTTTAATATTAATGGAAATTGTGGGAATTATTTCTGAGCTGGAATTGAATAATATTGGTTATATCTTTCCAGCTGCCATGGCTCCAATGCTTATAAGAATTATGCTCAATGAACGATTTGCATTTATATTAACCATTATTCTTGCTGCTTGTGGGAGTATAATTTTCCATGATGAAATCGCAGGATCAATCAATGTGGAAATCGCAATATATATTTTGTTCAGTGGGACTGCGGGTATTTTGCTATTAACCAACCGTAATCGCAGATCTAATATTTTGCAAACTGGTTTTTATGTATCGATTATTAATGTGTTAATTATTTTCTTTTTACTATTTCT encodes:
- a CDS encoding PhoH family protein, which encodes MTEDSITSNLQLQNTNEAIALFGISDVNLKLLEQEYEVSIVTRGETIDVSGNESNVEKVYHILFQLLKIIRQSINISQRDVVYAIQMEKQGILEYFAEIYEEEITKNAKGKPIRVKTLGQRQYIAAIKKNDLVFGIGPAGTGKTYLAVVMAVSALKSGHVKRIILTRPAVEAGESLGFLPGDLKEKVDPYLRPLYDALNDVLGSEHTNRLIERETIEIAPLAYMRGRTLDDAFVILDEAQNTTQAQMKMFLTRLGFNSKMVITGDRTQVDLPKGVQSGLVAAEKILDNVQGISFTHLEQSDVVRHPLVAKIIDAYNHHSI
- a CDS encoding HD family phosphohydrolase, with amino-acid sequence MNLQDYISKIRTFLSYKVFTIICFLLLAIVLYGVLFYNVKPQTYDVELFSVSDKTIRSPKTIVDEEKTKEEQQKAADAVEKVYTFKKEKQQNRVSLIDSIFEFVQDINKENLIGKEKTDGKPERKSFEEKLELLKSNLTANVNEDVTKSIPDEVFMALLKSNQNDLERARTIVVGQVETLMSEKIREENVPHYKNLISDRIGLTSLQSSLKDASVELGKYAIVANDIYDPEQTEERKKQAIQSVEPVKILQGQVIAQEGHLIDHETYHQLELLGLLKSNPSIKPYIGLGIFVFLIIGSLYLYFATFRVKEEKKQNYLILLSFIFIISLILMEIVGIISELELNNIGYIFPAAMAPMLIRIMLNERFAFILTIILAACGSIIFHDEIAGSINVEIAIYILFSGTAGILLLTNRNRRSNILQTGFYVSIINVLIIFFLLFLGNGQLTKMEYVYYLTFAFVSGLLSAILTIGLLPFFEAGFGILSTLKLIELSNPNHPLLKKILMEAPGTYHHSVMVANLAESACEAVGANGLLARVGCYYHDIGKTRRPQFFIENQINIENPHNHISPETSRDIIIAHAKDGAEMLKKHKLPREIVDIAEQHHGTTLLKYFYYKAKEEDEELNESDFRYPGPKPQTKEAAIISIADSVEAAVRSMARPTPEQIKDVIQSIVQDRLQDDQLNECDITLKELEVIKKTFCETLNGIFHSRIEYPNTK